ACTCAGGCACGTTGATTTCCACGGTGGTGGCCGGCGACCCGAGCAATGCCTTGGGCGGCTTGGACTTTCTCTACCAGATCGTGAGCGATGTCACGAGCCCCGAGAATATCGAGCGCATTACGATCAATCGCTACACCGGCTACACCGTGAATGGTAGTTTCCAGACTCCTAATCCCGGGACGATCGCACCGAACACTTTAGACCGGCTAGTGAATGACGTCATCGGGGCGTCATTCAACAACCTGTTGGGTGGTCCGGGTTCATTGCCCGCCGGCAGCACCAGCTCGGTGATCGTGCTGCAAACGAACGCGCCAAGTTTTCAGTCAACGTTTGCATCCCTCATCAACGGCCTGACGACCCAAGTCAACAGCTATGCTCCGGCGGGTCAGCCGATTCCGGAGCCAGCCACGATGGTGTTGGCGGCAATCGGCGTCGGCACTC
The Pirellulales bacterium DNA segment above includes these coding regions:
- a CDS encoding PEP-CTERM sorting domain-containing protein translates to MSSNLNCSARGTFHRSLCKVSALFGAFCVVALGTSAAQATILTVPNTVFAVGSPSPTGGTIVASQSQPFATLDYSGTLISTVVAGDPSNALGGLDFLYQIVSDVTSPENIERITINRYTGYTVNGSFQTPNPGTIAPNTLDRLVNDVIGASFNNLLGGPGSLPAGSTSSVIVLQTNAPSFQSTFASLINGLTTQVNSYAPAGQPIPEPATMVLAAIGVGTLALVARRKQSKA